In Pseudonocardia sp. C8, one genomic interval encodes:
- a CDS encoding response regulator transcription factor, producing the protein MEQPPNTEPATVLIVDDHQVFSGLLAMALDAQPDFTCVGTASNTRTAVSLAAEHRPDRVVMDIQLAAENGLETTRRVHQVSPDSVVVVVSAHRDPTWVTKAAQVGASAFAPKDGSLPELLGVLRDARAGAMLVAPSVFTAGPVSMPAGGEKIPQLTEREREILAHLGLGMNPTAIAKVLHLSVHTVRGYVKSLHAKLGVRSQLEAVVKAQRLGIIDDTSPPTYPDDDGR; encoded by the coding sequence ATGGAACAGCCGCCGAACACCGAGCCGGCCACGGTTCTGATCGTGGACGACCACCAGGTGTTCTCCGGCCTGCTGGCGATGGCGCTCGATGCCCAGCCCGACTTCACCTGTGTCGGCACCGCCTCGAACACCCGCACGGCGGTCAGCCTGGCGGCCGAGCACCGGCCCGACCGGGTCGTGATGGACATCCAGCTGGCCGCGGAGAACGGGCTGGAGACCACCCGCCGGGTGCACCAGGTCAGCCCCGACTCGGTCGTGGTGGTCGTGTCCGCCCATCGTGACCCGACCTGGGTCACCAAGGCGGCGCAGGTCGGGGCCAGCGCCTTCGCGCCCAAGGACGGCTCGTTGCCGGAGCTGCTCGGCGTGCTGCGCGACGCCCGGGCGGGCGCGATGCTCGTGGCACCGTCGGTGTTCACCGCCGGACCGGTGTCGATGCCGGCCGGAGGGGAGAAGATCCCGCAGCTGACCGAGCGCGAGCGCGAGATCCTCGCCCACCTGGGGCTGGGCATGAACCCCACCGCGATCGCCAAGGTCCTGCACCTGAGCGTGCACACCGTGCGGGGCTACGTGAAGTCGCTGCACGCGAAGCTCGGGGTCCGCTCCCAGCTCGAGGCCGTGGTCAAGGCCCAGCGTCTGGGCATCATCGACGACACCTCTCCGCCGACGTACCCGGACGACGACGGTCGGTAG
- a CDS encoding response regulator transcription factor has product MIRVLVVDDNRLIRETVGELLDAEPDVQVVGRCADGDEVLDAVRAAQPDVVLMDLSMPRMGGVEATELLRAHAPQVRVVVLTASVDRKQLAAARRAGAVAEVSKNADPVAVIDAVRTAGGPDVPDRTPA; this is encoded by the coding sequence ATGATCCGGGTTCTGGTTGTCGACGACAACCGCCTCATCCGCGAGACGGTCGGCGAGCTGCTCGACGCCGAACCCGATGTGCAGGTCGTCGGCAGGTGCGCGGACGGTGACGAGGTGCTCGACGCCGTACGGGCCGCGCAGCCCGACGTGGTGCTGATGGACCTGTCGATGCCACGCATGGGCGGCGTCGAGGCCACCGAGCTGCTCAGGGCACACGCACCGCAGGTCCGGGTCGTCGTGCTCACCGCGTCCGTGGACCGGAAGCAGCTCGCTGCGGCGCGCCGCGCCGGCGCGGTCGCCGAGGTGTCGAAGAACGCCGATCCCGTCGCGGTGATCGACGCGGTGCGGACCGCCGGTGGCCCGGACGTGCCGGACCGGACGCCCGCCTGA
- a CDS encoding multicopper oxidase family protein — protein sequence MGDAAGFGKGLSRRDLLKVSLLGAAALTLPFERTVSAKTVSEIAPSKLPRPFTVPFATPPVLAPVRSTGTTDYYEIVQKPGVAEILPGVRSPIFGYNGIAPGPTIKVAQGRETVVRQINALPGRHPKLRYEPWTSTHLHGSASLPEFDGYASDITRPGQYKDYRYPNTQPARTLWYHDHGLHHTGENVYMGLAGLYLLTDPVEQALPLPTGRYDVPLVLQDKIFARDGSFLWDDNGHSGLWGDVILVNGRPWPVMKVERRKYRFRVLNGSVARGFRYRLSTGDPITVIGCDGGLMTAPQQVSELRHGMAERYEIVIDFAKYRVGQRVVLQNLGVPNSRDYDTTRNIMAFDVASEATDTSNNTVPPVLNPGAVAMDLTPAMSKRTRRLVVSRTGGEWVINDMTWESVVRSRYEAVVADPGPGDVEIWEIVNASGGWFHPVHVHLVDFKILDRNGRPPRPEERGPKDTVYVGENETVRIIMRFEHQVGRYMVHCHNLPHEDHDMMTQFRVGPPGAGHDPITTAPALPYTSSTAAL from the coding sequence ATGGGCGATGCGGCCGGGTTCGGGAAGGGACTGTCGCGGCGGGACCTGCTCAAGGTGTCGCTGCTGGGGGCGGCGGCGTTGACGTTGCCGTTCGAGCGGACCGTCAGCGCCAAGACCGTCTCGGAGATCGCCCCGAGCAAGCTGCCCAGGCCGTTCACGGTGCCGTTCGCGACGCCTCCGGTGCTGGCACCGGTGCGCAGCACGGGCACCACCGACTACTACGAGATCGTGCAGAAGCCGGGGGTCGCCGAGATCCTGCCCGGCGTCCGGAGCCCGATCTTCGGCTACAACGGCATCGCCCCCGGCCCGACGATCAAGGTCGCGCAGGGCCGCGAGACCGTGGTTCGCCAGATCAACGCGCTGCCCGGACGGCACCCGAAGCTGCGGTACGAGCCGTGGACCTCGACGCACCTGCACGGGTCGGCGTCGTTGCCCGAGTTCGACGGTTACGCCAGCGACATCACGCGCCCGGGCCAGTACAAGGACTACCGCTACCCGAACACCCAGCCGGCGCGCACGCTCTGGTACCACGACCACGGCCTCCACCACACCGGCGAGAACGTGTACATGGGACTGGCCGGGCTCTACCTGTTGACCGACCCCGTCGAGCAGGCGCTGCCGTTGCCGACCGGTCGCTACGACGTGCCGCTGGTGCTGCAGGACAAGATCTTCGCCCGGGACGGGTCGTTCCTCTGGGACGACAACGGCCACTCCGGACTGTGGGGGGACGTCATCCTCGTCAACGGGCGGCCGTGGCCGGTGATGAAGGTGGAGCGGCGCAAGTACCGGTTCCGGGTGCTCAACGGATCGGTGGCGCGCGGGTTCCGCTACCGGCTGAGTACCGGCGACCCGATCACGGTGATCGGCTGCGACGGCGGCCTGATGACCGCCCCGCAGCAGGTCTCGGAGCTGCGGCACGGCATGGCCGAACGCTACGAGATCGTCATCGACTTCGCGAAGTACCGGGTCGGGCAGCGGGTGGTCCTGCAGAACCTCGGTGTGCCGAACTCGCGCGACTACGACACCACCCGCAACATCATGGCGTTCGACGTCGCCTCCGAGGCCACCGACACCTCGAACAACACCGTCCCCCCGGTCCTGAACCCCGGGGCGGTCGCGATGGACCTCACCCCCGCCATGTCGAAGCGGACCCGGCGCCTCGTGGTGTCCCGCACCGGCGGCGAGTGGGTGATCAACGACATGACCTGGGAGAGCGTCGTGAGGTCACGGTACGAGGCGGTGGTCGCCGACCCCGGCCCGGGCGACGTGGAGATCTGGGAGATCGTCAATGCGTCCGGGGGCTGGTTCCACCCCGTGCACGTGCACCTCGTCGACTTCAAGATCCTCGACCGGAACGGGAGGCCGCCCCGGCCGGAGGAACGCGGGCCGAAGGACACCGTCTACGTCGGTGAGAACGAGACCGTGCGGATCATCATGCGGTTCGAGCACCAGGTCGGCCGCTACATGGTCCACTGCCACAACCTCCCGCACGAGGACCACGACATGATGACCCAGTTCCGGGTCGGTCCCCCCGGCGCCGGGCACGACCCGATCACGACCGCTCCGGCACTGCCCTACACCAGCTCGACGGCAGCGCTGTGA
- the lepB gene encoding signal peptidase I has protein sequence MDAVGDRAARLRAAAGTAARLRVRAPGVVTVVVILGVLGVHLLPFEVVRVPTASMAPTLRPGDHVLLDRRSVPVERGQLVVLPDVEDLDSLMVKRVVAIGGDTVEFDDGFLVVNGIRPAEPYAEGGRVPGVYFAPVTVPAGAVYLLGDDRGDSVDSRTFGPLPADRVVGRVTFRVFPRPGAP, from the coding sequence GTGGACGCTGTGGGCGACCGGGCTGCTCGGCTGAGGGCGGCCGCCGGGACCGCGGCCCGGTTGCGTGTCCGCGCCCCGGGGGTCGTCACGGTCGTGGTGATCCTGGGCGTGCTCGGCGTCCACCTCCTGCCGTTCGAGGTGGTGCGGGTGCCCACGGCGAGCATGGCCCCGACCCTCCGGCCAGGCGATCACGTGCTGCTCGACCGGCGCTCCGTGCCGGTCGAGCGCGGTCAGCTCGTTGTGCTGCCCGACGTCGAGGACCTCGACAGCCTCATGGTCAAACGCGTCGTCGCGATCGGTGGCGACACCGTCGAGTTCGACGACGGGTTCCTGGTGGTCAACGGCATCCGGCCGGCCGAGCCCTACGCCGAGGGAGGGCGGGTCCCCGGGGTGTACTTCGCCCCGGTGACGGTGCCCGCCGGAGCCGTGTACCTGCTGGGTGACGACCGGGGCGACTCGGTCGACTCCCGCACGTTCGGACCGCTGCCGGCCGACCGGGTCGTCGGCCGTGTCACGTTCCGGGTCTTCCCGCGGCCCGGTGCGCCGTGA